The following DNA comes from Chiloscyllium plagiosum isolate BGI_BamShark_2017 chromosome 12, ASM401019v2, whole genome shotgun sequence.
cccTTCAAATTCTTACTGCTTGTTACTCACATCACTAACCAGTAAAGCATTAACATGGAGTACCTTATtataaagcgcagcaggtcaggcagcatccaaggagcaggagaatcgacgtttcgggcatgagcccttcttcaggaatgaggaaagtgtgtccagcaggctaagataaaaaatagggaggagggacttgggggaagggcgttggaaatgcgataggtggaaggaggtcaagatgagggtgataggctggagtggaggtggggacagagaggtcaggaagaagattgcaggttaggaaggcggtgttgagttcgagggatttgactgagacaaggtgggggtaggggaaatgaggaaactggagaaatctgNNNNNNNNNNNNNNNNNNNNNNNNNNNNNNNNNNNNNNNNNNNNNNNNNNNNNNNNNNNNNNNNNNNNNNNNNNNNNNNNNNNNNNNNNNNNNNNNNNNNNNNNNNNNNNNNNNNNNNNNNNNNNNNNNNNNNNNNNNNNNNNNNNNNNNNNNNNNNNNNNNNNNNNNNNNNNNNNNNNNNNNNNNNNNNNNNNNNNNNNNNNNNNNNNNNNNNNNNNNNNNNNNNNNNNNNNNNNNNNNNNNNNNNNNNNNNNNNNNNNNNNNNNNNNNNNNNNNNNNNNNNNNNNNNNNNNNNNNNNNNNNNNNNNNNNNNNNNNNNNNNNNNNNNNNNNNNNNNNNNNNNNNNNNNNNNNNNNNNNNNNNNNNNNNNNNNNNNNNNNNNNNNNNNNNNNNNNNNNNNNNNNNNNNNNNNNNNNNNNNNNNNNNNNNNNNNNNNNNNNNNNNNNNNNNNNNNNNNNNNNNNNNNNNNNNNNNNNNNNNNNNNNNNNNNNNNNNNNNNNNNNNNNNNNNNNNNNNNNNNNNNNNNNNNNNNNNNNNNNNNNNNNNNNNNNNNNNNNNNNNNNNNNNNNNNNNNNNNNNNNNNNNNNNNNNNNNNNNNNNNNNNNNNNNNNNNNNNNNNNNNNNNNNNNNNNNNNNNNNNNNNNNNNNNNNNNNNNNNNNNNNNNNNNNNNNNNNNNNNNNNNNNNNNNNNNNNNNNNNNNNNNNNNNNNNNNNNNNNNNNNNNNNNNNNNNNNNNNNNNNNNNNNNNNNNNNNNNNNNNNNNNNNNNNNNNNNNNNNNNNNNNNNNNNNNNNNNNNNNNNNNNNNNNNNNNNNNNNNNNNNNNNNNNNNNNNNNNNNNNNNNNNNNNNNNNNNNNNNNNNNNNNNNNNNNNNNNNNNNNNNNNNNNNNNNNNNNNNNNNNNNNNNNNNNNNNNNNNNNNNNNNNNNNNNNNNNNNNNNNNNNNNNNNNNNNNNNNNNNNNNNNNNNNNNNNNNNNNNNNNNNNNNNNNNNNNNNNNNNNNNNNNNNNNNNNNNNNNNNNNNNNNNNNNNNNNNNNNNNNNNNNNNNNNNNNNNNNNNNNNNNNNNNNNNNNNNNNNNNNNNNNNNNNNNNNNNNNNNNNNNNNNNNNNNNNNNNNNNNNNNNNNNNNNNNNNNNNNNNNNNNNNNNNNNNNNNNNNNNNNNNNNNNNNNNNNNNNNNNNNNNNNNNNNNNNNNNNNNNNNNNNNNNNNNNNNNNNNNNNNNNNNNNNNNNNNNNNNNNNNNNNgaccggctgcgcttttccagcaacacattttcagctctgatctccagcatctgcagtcctcactttctcctcataccttaTTATAACCCTTCTCAATAATCTTGAACatcttttaaaactaacagaagtCAAATTAGACAGGTTATCTTTTATTTTcaccactccagtgaaaagtACCTCTCATAACTATAACCTTGGTAGCCCTATTAACATCCCGGTAAATCAGTAATTTCctcatgaaggacttatgcctgaagcgtcgattctcctgctcctcggatgctgcctgacctgttgcatttttccagcacttccactttgatctcctgcatctgcaatcctcactttctcccattatatCAATGCACTGTTTGCACTGTTTTTTGAAATTTCATATTACGAGGTTCCACTGAAAACATTAGTAAATAAGACCCATGCATGAGCAAGTCTATCACTGCAACAAAGGAACAGAGTTCAAGACACCATAACTACAACATTAAGTCTTGCAAAATAGCAAACTTCCAGGCTCGCTACTGAATTAGCCAACCCCCACCTTTTACACAGTCTTCTTTGCACGAGCTGTATTACTTCTTACTGCTGGCGCGAATAAACAGGAATGGAACACATTAAAGTCAAATCTGATAGCTAGCTGTTCACAATCTCGCCTACTGAAGATTTGTTACTGAAATGTAACAATAAAACACGTGCTTATAACAGGaagcaaaatcaattttaaaaagtataagtTGCATATACTCACGTGGATGGCGCTGCCTGCAAAGGCGTAAGAATGACTGAACTGTAAACTCTCAACACAGCGAATCATCAAGGCTTGAAACTGAATGGTGGGGGGTTCGCTCCATACGGCACGGgagcagtttttaaaattactttgttaACTTCGTGACCTGAATAATGAAGGAGAATAAAAGCAATATTTGCAAAGTAAACttagttttaatttcagaaaaagtgtttttttttatttggttaTGAGCAGAAGGGATTATGGGTTTTGTAGTTTCTAGTTTGCTCTTATTTGGCCAGAGTGCAGAGCAGAGACCAAGTTATTTCCGAGCATGTTGCTCCgtcataaaatcaaaatactgcggatggtggaaatctgaactcaaacacagagaatgctgcagaaactcagcagcatctgtaaaagaggaacagagttaatgtttcaagtgtggTATGACTTCAGATCTGCTATGCCAACTCAGTTTCACCAGCATTCTCTATGTTGCTTTGTAATGCAGCAACGTGATCAACTTTTCGATGGAAGGAATTTTAGTTTTGAATTTGTGCTGGGTTCGAAATGTTCAACTGTAATTTTTTGGTAGATAAGCAGCTAAGATATATATCATTGAAAAGGATAAGTGTGCAAATCTCAAGAGGGGTGAACAAGTAGAATATTCCAAATTGCCTCCTGTGTTGAATGATTGCTCTGTTTCTAATGGTTAGCAACTCAGTCCAGTCAAGTTGTTTCAGACAATATTTCACTTTTGGTTTTGTGGTTCAACAAGTTAATTGGAAGTTGCACTGGGCCCAGTTgttcagtgattagattagatgagattccctcgtgtggaaacaggcccttcagcccaaccagtccacactgaccctccaaagagtaacctacccagacccatttccctcgaactaattgacctaacactatggggcaatttggcatggccaattcacctaaccggcatacctttggactgtgggaggaaaccagagcacccagaggagaatgtgcaaactgcacacatacagtcacctgaggctggaatcgaacttgagaccctggtgctataaggcagcagtgctaaccactgagccaccgtgccacctcggCTTTTGAATAAGAAAGTGGTTTAGAGTgtactaaagaaattgtgggcTGTGCATGATTATCTTAAATATAATTTGAACTGATTATTCTAATGGGAACATTTTTGAATTGTtctttttgcaccttctttaatgCCCTCTACTTGTGCTGCCATCCTTGATTCTTTCTGAAATCAGTGTGCAGGTTCCTCCTGTGCCTCTTTTGAACTCCTCCCATGCACCCAACAAGGTCACTCATTGCTGTTATTTTAAGTACAGTAACTCTGAGTATCCTAATCTGTTCTTACAGGAACATGGGAACAGAAATAGACAATTTACTCCTTCAAGAGTGCTTCAGTAATGAATAAGATTGAGGTTGGTCTGTGGTCCATGTTCCAATTCTACTCTGGTTCCtctccacaactctttctccagtacattGATGACATAATCAGCGCTGCTTCCCTGTctcattcagaattttaaaaaattatcaatttcatttccaatttccaccctgtgctcactttcacccaatctatctcctccatttcctttcaaagagtgtggtgttggataagcacagccagtcaggcagcatccgaggagcaggacagttgatgtttcgagcataagctcttcatcaggagcacAGGTAACTGTCCGGTGGAAAAGTCGAGTTTGAGCCAGTGTGGTACAGTGCCATTTACATTGGTGAGATCCAGTAAGGACTCATAGTGGTGACGGCATCGGTGGAGGCACAATGGCACCAAAGGGTGGCAAATTTCATTCTAGTGTCACACCCAGCTTTCTGGGcaccattccattttcccagtttttcTATCTctattgcatctgttctgatgatgccatgtACCACAATAGGACCTCAGGAATGTCCACCTTTTTCTTCAACAGAGGATTCTCCACCACCATGGTTGGCAGGGCCCTGAGCCATGTCCAACCCATCTTCCAGACTCTTTCCCTCCTACCTTCTCTTCCCACCCACAACAAGGTTCCCTTGGGTCCTTACTTTCACCCCACTAGCATCAGAAGCTGCTATATCCACCACGTCCAGTGGGATGCCACTGACagacacatatttccctcccctcccttgtcagccttctgcagggacagttccctccaggacaccttgGTTTATTCTTCCTTCTCCACTCTGAACACATCCCCATAACTCTATGGCACCTTCTCTTGCAACCACGGAAGGTGCAATGCCTACCCATTTAtctcctccttcctcactatccaaggccccaagtaTACCTTCCAGGCAAAGTAGCGATTTACGTGCACTTCActtaatctagtctactgtatttgtgGAACATGTAAGATGGTGGTGGAATAAGGTTTCTGAACACAGGCTTGTCcactctgcttttttttctgttgctttctttcctcttttaaatgttttttctttgttattttctttacTTCTTGTTGAAGAGCTTGGTTGAGGCAACGGCAATTGGCGCCAGCAAGTAGGCCCAGCATAGACTCATGGTGGCGGAGGCAGAGAAAGTTTGGTTCCCAGTGGCTTCTGCATCGACGAGCTGGGCCTAGGGCAGGCTCATGGCTCCTGCAGCAGATATGAGTTTGGGCCCACTACCAGTCCCTGCAGCATTGGCAGTGGCTACATCGGTGAGTTGGGCTCAAACACAAGCTCATGGCGGCGGTGGAGTAGAGTTTGAGTTGGTGTGGTACCCGGCAGAttggtggcatctgcattggTGAGATCCAGCAAGGACCCACTGTGACGAGGGTATTGGTGGGGGCAAGGTGGTGCCAAAGAGTGGCAATTTTCTTTCCAAGAAGGACTGTAAGgttgaacactttttctttatttttcagcctcaatattctatattttggtttatttttctgtgctttaagatggtgccagagtgGCGACACTATAATACCTTTCACtacattttgtaacaaaatacattagGCAATAAATAATTCAAACCAAATCTAAAATGACATGAGCTtcaattgcctgccacttcaatacatcactgtgttccctggccagtATTTCTGTcctgggcttgctgcagtgctccagcaacgttcagcacaagctggagtaacagcacctcatcttccacttggagATACTGCAGCCTTCAGGAGTCTTCCACTGCAGCctgttgagttcaacaattttagggtctGAACACCTGCTTCCATTTCCTTTACCCACCCCTATGACATGGGCCATTTTCACCCACTCTTAGTCCCATGTATCAGATTTTCGCCTTTCCTGGCTATCAGAGtaaaaatgtgtggtgctggaaaagcacagccagtcaggcagcatccgaggagcagcagagtcagtGCTTCaagcataggctcttcatcagaatgatctccagcatctgcactcctcactttctcctttcctggCCATCAGCGCATCCTTTGTCTACCTAACTGACTTTCTCTCTCTATATATTCCATCTCCACCACACTGCTCACTCCTTCCCGCCATCCCATATAAAATACCACCTTTTTCTAGCTACTATCAGTTATGAAAAAAGATCACTGTTCTCAAAACTTTAACTGCTTTCTCCCtgtggatgctgctggacctatttagtttctccagcaatttctgtaattGCCCATAACCCTTGTCTATCAAGAATCTAAGGCCGCcataaataaattaaatgagCCTCTCTTtcttggggaagagaattccacatacAAATGACCGTCCTCCCCCACACCTCCCCGAGAAAAAAATGACTCCCTTAAACGGGAGAGTTATTTTCTTTTCAACTGTATCTCTTAGTTCTAGTCTCTATTACCTGAGCTTGCCTCTTTCTCTGGGTTCCTCTCTAAGTTTACCTTGTCCGTGAGACCCAGTAGACGGCTGGCCACACAATTTCTCCGCCTGGTCCACAGCTGAGCTAACATTCTTGATAGTTCTCTCTTCTGaaataaagtctctttctcctgatccaacatctgcagtattttgcattgatttgtttttaaaacttatttttctCGTTCCTGACAACACCTGGGTTTTGCACCCAAGCATTTGCCAATGGGTTTTGTTTCCTGCTTAAGCGTTTTCATTTAAACTTCTACCACCCCGTTCTGGAACAATTTAGATTCGAAAGCCCGCAGTTTTACTGCATCAATTACTTCACCATCTCTCCCAGTTGAGAGCGCTCTACCTGGAGTTTTCAAGAAGTGTTTTTGAAGAGCAAAACTACAGCTCCCAGGATTCACTATCCACAACAGACATGGCTCCTAGCTGAGGGCCAAAAACACAAGGTGATTTCAGAGCTTGCTTTTATAACTGAGTTTCCCGACACTGTTCCCAACATCTGCTGAATGCTTTTGGAGTAGGTCAACAGCTTTGTTTAATGTGACAGACAAATCTGATTCATTGCTGGTACGACATGTACTCAATCCTGTCCTGTAAATCCCAGAAAGGGATGCAATGTTTCTTTTTTATATCTCTCTTAAGTGCAAGTTGAAGTGGTTCCCTGCGGTGTCCCAGTTCCCATACGGTATTAGACATCAATCAGTGCGGCGACAATATGCTAACAGCGAAGAGAAGTTGTGTCGTCACCTGCAGTGGAAGCGTTAGGATGCTTTCCGGTTACAAACTCATGAGCAAAAGCCTCCAAGACTGCTACCGCCTGCTTAATGTACAGGAGAACTGCAGCCATGACGAAGTGAAGGAGGCTTACCTCAAACTGGTAAAGTTGCACCACCCAGACAGTGGTTCTGGGGCAGATCCTCGAAAATTCATCCAGGTGAAAGAAGCTTACAAGGCTGTCGTCAAACATATAGCCGAGACAAGAAAGGCAAAGTCTGATGAAAGATCAGATGACGAAGAAGAACCATCCAAATATGTGGCACCTCAACATAGACAGTACCTTAGCTTCGAAGGCATTGGCATTGGGACGCCAAGTCAGCGagagaaacagtacagaaaattTCGGATGAATCGTGCCACGGAGCAGGTCCTGGACTACAGAAAGCAGAAGTTGCAAGATCCAGAGCTTGAGAACACTATGATGGTGAAAGATGTCCAGCAGAGCCGGAAAATAAAGATAACCCAAGCAGTGGAACGACTGGTGGAAGATCTCATCCAAGAATCAATGGCCAAAGGTGAATTTGATAATCTAAGTGGTAAAGGGAAGCCACTGCAAAAGTTTTCACAGTATCCATACATTGATCCCATGACTCATAACCTGAACAGGATACTCATAGAAAATGGGTATCAACCAGAATGGATTGTCCGgcagaaagaaataaaacaaactatAGAGAAGCTCAGGAGTGATATGGTAGGCTATCGAAGAAAGATTGGTGAGTCCCTGACCCTCTCCAACCAGAAACAGTGGAATCTAAAATGTGAGCAGTTCAGAGATGATATTAAGCAACTTAATAAAATGGTAGATCGTTTCAATTTAATTGTCCCTCTACTGAACAGGCAGATGTTGCACTTCAACCCAGAGAAGGAGCTTGCTGTCATATTGAAAGAATACAGCGTATTATTGGAAGCAAGCAATGCCACTTCAGAGATCATGGAAGAATCAGCTGAGAGAACTGGCACATCAGTTTATGGGAAAAACAGCCTGTTTTCTTGGATCAAACTTTTTCTAAAATAAGGACTTAAGAAGTGAACGATTAGCACCTTTAGTGATCAGAATGCCAAAGATTTGTCATCAGATGTTAATATGCCTGTTTAATTATAACTACAATGTGTATGGGAAAGCGTATCAGTTacaacaggaagaggtcatttggccttcTGAGCTTGCTTCCTCATTCCTGTACTTAGTTCTGGCATTAGATCATGACTCACCTGGAGCTCAGCCCCATTGCTTATGTTACCTCTATACCATTTGATACCTTTACCTCATAAAAGACTGATAACAATCTGATTCGTGAAAACTCTAGTTGCACCCTGAGATGTTTATAGGGGAATAAAGTTCATGTTTTTAACAGACATTTGTGTGAAAGTGGTTCTGAAAATTCCCTCCTAAATACCTGCCACAAAGCACGTGGATATTTTCTTCTTCAGTCTTTCCAGGGTTGTtattggagaaggtgggacttgaagccaggctTCCTTGTTTAGAGGTAGAGCTGCTGTATTAGGCAAACTCATTCTTGATATACCCACCTGTATAACGAGTTTCTCAGTAGCTACCATTTTGGTCAAGTTGGTTCTTATCTGTTCATAAGTGATTTTCACAGCACTGTTTAATTAACTTATAAAGTTTCAGTGCCCTTGAATATGCTGTTACCAAGAAAAAAAGCTTGTTTTTTTTGTAATGGGTTGTTAGTAATTATTGTTGCACTTTTATTGGCTGATGGGTTGGTGTGAAGCATTCAAAGTGCCACTAAGTGGAAATCTATTTTAGTCTGTTTTTTTTAAGTAGTGGATTCACAAAATGGAACTAGAAATTTCACTGTTAACAATGCATATTTTGTTGCACAAATAGCATGTTATATAAAATCTCAGGCTCAGATttcattcctggaaatacatttaTTCAGTACATAATCCCTTGTGAAGTTTTGCACATTGTAATTTAATAAAGTTGAATACATCAATTACAATCTAAGGCTTACAAGTTTTATAGAAAAAGTATTAATGTTGCCTTCTAATAGGGTTATGCTGTTGTTGTACTCGAGTTAATTgaaactgaaaatatgttgctagaaaagcgcagcaggtcaggcagcaggtctgctgcctgacctgctgcgcttttccagcaacacattttcagctctgatctccagcatctgcagtcctcactttcttctagttaaTTGAAAGGCAAGGATGGAACTACTAATGGAGGCCAGCAAAAGATCCATGGTGAAATTAGTATATTTTGCAACAATAATTCTTTAAATCCCCATCTTCTATGttatccttcctatatcattcATTTAATACCATTCACATTCCTTTCGTCCCTCTTGTATCTTCCCCATCCCTTACCTCTTCCCATGCTATCCTATCCGCTATTCTAAATCATTCCTCCTGAGTATTTCAACTCCATGTCATGTCCATGTTCCCTTCCCGTTCCTGATCCACTCTAgctgatgttttatttttaaggtaGCCTCATATTGCCATTTCTAAAATCTTTGTAACATGGCTTAACTTCATCCCTGTCTTAGATTATCTGCTGAAACCTACATTCATGCCTTCATTACCTGTAGTCTTGTCTTTTCCAATGCACCCCAACTGgtctcctacattctatattctgTCAACTGAAAGTCGAGAAGTCTACTATCTGTCTTAAACTGGAATACACCCAGCTCTCATCATGTTATTGCCGATCTATGCTGACTCCTGATTAAGCCATGCcttcttaaaataaaattctccccgggtgtctctggagaaggagcatgcggtggcCACCAACATCCtgaagttgttcagggagaggtgggcgccacagggagtggagtgtattattcccccctccaactctatttttatttaatccctgccctccccttcactgtttgatcacacagcatttccctttgatgtgaagggcactgcttgtcactggccactcgggtgtttcctttcttcctggtggtggaaatttgaataaagatttgtgcaccttgtgtctttcactgtgtctcacacctgcacacacaacatgggtgctggggaaaaaaataagcactaccgcagttaggcggtagtgtgggggttagaaaaaaaaacaaaaaataaaataaaagaaaaaaaatgctccttgttttcaaatccttccatgtcCTCATCCCTCTCTGTAATCTTTTCCAGCCACACTAGCCTCTATAATATctgtaattctggcctcttgttaATTCTTAATCATAATTGTTCCACCCTTGGTGGCTGTGCCTTACATTGTCATGGTGCTAAGCTCtggattccttccctaaacctcACCTTGCCCCGTTACtcacaatcttctgagagaagaaattcctcatctcagtcttaaattgatgcgCCTTTATCCAGAGACTATGTCTTCAGGTCCCAGACTTTTTCCCACATAACTTCTGCTTGTTTATCTGCAGCCACCTACTAAGCAAAAGCGCAACCCTGCCAGATGTTATCAACAGGTGGATGTAAGATCTGGAGTGTGCATTGATCCAAGGTCAGAGAACAATAGCTTGTTCTTAGAAGATTGACCTCAGACTCTGCCTGGTGTATAGCAGATGTCTGATTGAGCAGCTGTCAGCTCGGCATCTGTTATACTATTTAAATCCGTGGCAATCTGGAGCACATTGCAATAGCACCGGACCATACTAAGGAAAGGTGTGCTCCCCAGGATATCATGCAATAAAGTTTGTCAACGCTCAAGGTCTGACTCCAGAGAATTTCTTCAACATGCCTTTATCCAGAGACTAGGCCTACTGGTCCCCATGAGGggagacatcctctcagcatttactctgttaagcctgttaagaatcctgtatatttcacacatcacctctcatttttctaaattccagtgagtagatcccaatctgtttaatctttgctcataagataatccctccatactggggatcGTCCGAGTGAACCTTCCCTGCACTGCCTTCaaagaaatgatatctttccttaaataaggagacaaaaattccagatgtggtctcaccagcaccatgtacagttgcagtgagaattccctactcttataccccaaaatgtttgaaataagggccaacattccattagaatTCCTGGTTActtgtgtgctagctttgtgtttcGTGCATAcgttcccccaagtccctttatgtTACAGATCTCTGCagcatttctccatttaaataatattcaattctttttttcttccttccaCATTTTGCTACAGTTGTCGATTTTTGCACACTAGCTTAATCTAAT
Coding sequences within:
- the dnajc28 gene encoding dnaJ homolog subfamily C member 28, whose translation is MLTAKRSCVVTCSGSVRMLSGYKLMSKSLQDCYRLLNVQENCSHDEVKEAYLKLVKLHHPDSGSGADPRKFIQVKEAYKAVVKHIAETRKAKSDERSDDEEEPSKYVAPQHRQYLSFEGIGIGTPSQREKQYRKFRMNRATEQVLDYRKQKLQDPELENTMMVKDVQQSRKIKITQAVERLVEDLIQESMAKGEFDNLSGKGKPLQKFSQYPYIDPMTHNLNRILIENGYQPEWIVRQKEIKQTIEKLRSDMVGYRRKIGESLTLSNQKQWNLKCEQFRDDIKQLNKMVDRFNLIVPLLNRQMLHFNPEKELAVILKEYSVLLEASNATSEIMEESAERTGTSVYGKNSLFSWIKLFLK